From Stenotrophomonas sp. SAU14A_NAIMI4_8:
ACGCGCTGCAGGAGGTGCTGCGCGATCCGTACACGCAGCGGCCGGGGCTGGAACATTACGCCGGCAAGCGGCCGGCCTGGGCCGAGCACCGCGCCGGCTGCTCGATGCTGTCCTGCAGTTCGTAGGGGTGTTCTCTTGCAGGGCTTGCAGCCCTGCACCTGCGCAATGCAACGGCAACGGCAACGGCGAAAGCAACAGCAACAGCTGCATTCCGTGGATGGCGGGGCGGTGTCGGATTGCGGGGACGCCGCAAGTACGTGCTTGCAGGCTTGGCAGCCGCATCCATGCGGCTGACACCCCGCAATCCGACACCGCCCCACCTTCGACAGTTTCCCGCGATCTGCTGGAACGGCATTCTGCTCTGGTGGGTGTCGACCTTGGTCGACACGGATGAATTCGTTCGATATCTGAAAGATGTGTCGACCAAGGTCGACACCTACCAACAGCCGGCGCCGACCCCGGAATTGCTTCGGCATGCGTCAGTAGATCCACGCCATGCGTGGATGAGTTCATTCGATATCTGACAGATGTGTCGACCAAGGTCGACACCTACCAACAGCCGCGCGGGACAATTGGCGCAGATACCAACCGCCCCGCCATCCCACGGATCCCCAGCTTTTGACGTTGCCGTTGCATTGCGCGGGTGCAGGGCTGCAAGCCCTGCAAAGACCCCCCCCTACAACCAACGTATTACCTATTCAGTGCGATATTCGCACGCACAGTCGATTACCGCACTTGAATGGTGCAGTGCGATAAACCTAATTTCACTTCCGCAGTTTCATAGCAGTCCAAGCGATCCACCCCTGGCGGGGCGAGGGCAGCATCGGTCACGGTGCTGAAGCCAGGTGCAGGGGAAGACCGTTGGATCTCTTTCACCTGTGCGGAGTGATCGCATGTGCCGTCGTCTGTCTGTCGTTTCCCTGTCCCTGCTTGCCCTGCTGCCGTCGCTGGCGCTGGCCTACCAAGCCGAACCCCCGCGTGAAGCGCTGCAGGTGCTGCGTGTCGATCGCTACGCCGACGACAGCAACGCCGGCTCGCTGCGCTGGGCCATCAACACCGCCAATGCGACGCCGGGCCGCTACCGCATTGAAATCGATGCGGTGGGCGCGGCGCCGTACGTGATCAAGCCGGCCTCGCCGCTGCCGGAAATCAAGGGCCCGGTGCAGATCGTCGGCACGCCGTGGGCACGCGACGGCCAGTTCGTGGCCATCGATGGTTCGGCCTACGTGACCGGCACCGGCACCGATGCCTGCCCGGGTGCCGAGCCGGGCCAGTCCGGCACCAATGTGCGCACCACCACGCTGCCTGGCCTGGTGCTGCGCGATACCCAGGGCGTTGAACTGACCGGCCTGGAGATCCGCAACTTCTGCATCGGCGTGCTGATCAACCGTGCCAGCCACAGCGAAATCCATGACAACCGCATCGTCGCCAACAAGGGCGGTGCCGGCATCATGCTCACCGGCGACGATGGCAAGGGCCAGTCCACCGCCACCACCACGGTGCACAACCGTATCGTGCGCAACGTGTTCCTGGACAACGGCGATGGCCTGGAACTGACCCGCGGCGCGGCCTGGAATCTGGTGGCAGACAATCTGTTCCAGTCCACCAAGGCCAACCCGGAACCCTCGCAGGGCATCGAGATCCTGTGGGGCAATGACAACAGCGTGGTGCACAACCGCTTCGTCGATTACTCCGATGGCCTGCAGATCAACTGGGGCAACCGCAACTACATCGCGGCCAACACCTTCACCGGCAACTCGATCGGGCTCAGCATCACCGGCAGCGGCAACGTGGTCGATGGCAACACCATCACCGGCAACGGCATCGGCATTGGCGTGCGCCCGCAGCCGGTCAGTGCACCCAACCGCTTCACCGCCAACCGCATCTTCGGCAACGGTCTGCCGATCGAGCGTTGCGAAGCCGGCGGTGCCTGCGTGAAGGGCCAGCCGCGCGGCGCCATCGTGTTCGGTGTGCCGGGGCTGGAACATGCCAGCTTCGTCGGCTCGCGCGGGCGCGGCGTGGACACCGATCCGGCCAAGCGTGCGCGCATCTGCACCGCCGCCGGCCAGGCCGATTGCCAGCCGCTGGCCAACCTGGGCCAGGCGGCGCCGCAACTGGTTGCGGTGCAGGGCAAGGGCGCCCAGCGCAGCCTGACCGGCAGCTTCCACGGCCAGCCGGACAGCCACTACCAGGTGGAAGTGTTCGGCAACCGTGCGGCCAACGGCAGCGAAGCCGAGCGCGTGCTGGGCACCGTGCAGGCGCGTACCGACAGCCAGGGCAACGGCACCTTCACCTTCCCCTTGGGCAATGCCGCCGATGCTGCGGATCTGGGCGGTGTGACCGCCACGGTCACCTCGCCGCAGGGTGCCACGTCCCCCCTGAGCGCGCCGCTGTCGCTGCGCTGATCACCTTTCCGAGACCCTGACCATGATTCCTGCAAAGCCTGTTTCCCTGACCGTGCTGGCCGCCGCGATGGCCCTGCTGCCGGCGGTCGCCAGCGCGCAATCCAGCAACCGCTATGCGGGCAAGACGCTCACCGGTGACTGGGGCGGTACCCGCACCGATCTGTACGAGCGCGGCATCGCCTTCCGCGGTGACTACGTGGGCGAGGCCATGGGCGTGGTGGATGGCGGCTACGGGGAAACCGGCGCCCACTATGCGCAGCAGGTGCGCGTGGGCATGGACCTGGACATGGGCAAGCTGGCCGGCTGGGACGGCGGTGCCTTCCACTTCACGCTCAATGACCGGCGTGGCCGCAGTACCTCGGCCGATCTGGTCGGCAACCGCTTCCCGATCCAGGAAGCCTACGGCGGCCAGTACACCCGGCTGACCGAACTGAGCTACGACCAGACCTTCAACGGTGGCCAGTCGTACTACAAGCTGGGCTACTACGCGATGGGCAACCAGTTCGGCCTGCACAGCCTGCTGACCCATTTCGTCAACGCGGCGTTCTGCGCGCACCCGCTGGCGATGTCCGGCAACAGCGGCTGGTACAACTACCCGGTGGCGCGCTGGGGCGGTGAAGTGGCGCAGCAGGTCAGCCCGGCGCTGAACGTGCGCACCGGCTGGTTCCAGGTGAACCCGAACCTGGGTGGCAACATCGAACGCAATGCGTTCCGCCCGTTCGCCTCCGGTACCACCGGTTCGCTGTTCCCGGTGGAAGTGACCTGGACCCCGGCCAAGGGCAGCCGCTACGCCGGCGTCTACAAGTTTGGCGGCTACTACGACACCTCGCGCGTGGACCAGCGCGGCCTGGATACCTCGCCCACCACCGGCCGCCACGGCGCCTACGTGCTGGCCGAGCAGCGCCTGACCCAGGAGTCGGCCGACCCCAGCCGCGGCCTGACGGCCTTCGCGCAGTATATGGTGTCCGACGCCGATACCGCGCAGATCAAGCGCTGGTATGCAGTGGGTGGCGTGTACCAGGGCATCGGTTCGCGCGCGCAGGACAGCATCGCGCTGGGTTACGTGGGCGCCGACATCAACGACCGCCTGGTGGATGCGCGCCGCGCTTCGCTGGCCGCCGGTGGCGTGCCCGTGGATTCGCCGCTGTACAACCTCAGCCAGGCCGAGGAGCTGTTCGAACTGTCCTACAGCTTCCAGGTGAATCCGTGGCTGATGATCCGCCCCGACGTGCAGTACATCGTCAATCCCGGCACGTTCAATTACAGCGGCACCGACAACGCCTGGGCCGTGGGTGTCCAGGCCAAGGTGACCTTCTGATGGCCGCGCGCCCCTTCCACGCCCTGGTGACTGCCATGCGCATTCCGTTTGCTTCCCTTGTCCTCGCCGGTGCGCTGTGCACCTCCCCCGTACTGGCCCTGGCCGCACCGCCACCGGCGGTGCTGCAGGTGGGCTCGCTGCGCATCGGCGAGGGCAGCCCGCGCACCATCGTGCCGATCACCGGTGCCAGTGCCGAACTCGCCCTGCAGCAGGCCGTGGCCATCGCCGCCAGCACGCACACCGATCTGGCCGAATGGCGCATCGATTACCTGGATATCGCCACCGATGGCAGCAAGCTGGTGGCGCTGGGCAAGCGCATCCAGGCCACGCTGGGCGGCAAGCCGATGATCGTCACCTTCCGTACCAAGGCCGAAGGCGGTGCGAAGGCGATCAGTGACCGCGACTACGGCGCGCTGTACGCCACGCTGCTGCGTGGTGGCTTTGCCCAGCTGATCGATGTGGAAATGTTCCGCGACCCGAACGTGGTGCAGGCGCTGGTGGCACAGGCGCACAAGGCGGGGGTGAAGGTGGTGATGTCCAACCACGATTTCCAGGCCACGCCGCCGCGCGAGGAGATCGTCGCGCGCCTGCTGAAGCAGCAGGCGATGGGCGCGGACGTGCTGAAGATCGCGGTGATGCCGCGCGACGCCGGCGATGTGCTGGCCCTGCTCGATGCCACCTGGCAGGTGCGCCAGCGCAGTGACAAGCCGCTGCTGACCATGTCGATGGGCGGCACCGGCGTGGTCTCGCGACTGGCCGGGGAAACCTTCGGCCAGGCCCTGACCTTCGGCATGATCGGCACGCCGTCGGCGCCGGGCCAGGTTGAAGTCGAACAACTGCAGGACGTCCTGCAGGTCATCCACGCTTCCAGCCAGGCCGGTCGCTGAGACCACCACGCCGGATGTTCCGCCGCTTCACGCTGTTGCAGGAAACCGCACCATGAGCCACGCCCCCGCCGCTGCACCGCCGCTCGTCCTGGAACGGATGAGTCCCTTCCAGTGGACCGCCATCGCCATCTGCGTGCTGCTGAACATGCTCGATGGCTTCGACGTGATGGTCATGGCCTTCACCGCGCCGCACGTGTCGGCGGACTGGGAACTGTCGGGCAAGGTGCTGGGGCTGATGCTCAGTGCCGGCCTGGTCGGCATGGCGCTGGGCTCGTTCCTGCTGGCGCCGCTGGCTGACCGCTGGGGCCGGCGGCCGATGATCGTGTGCTGCCTGCTGATCCTGACCACGGGCATGGCGCTGTCGGCGCTGGCCGGCAACGCCTGGCAGCTGGGCGCGCTGCGCGTGTTCACCGGCATCGGCATTGGCGGCATGCTGGCCGGTGTGGGGGTGATCACCGCCGAATATGCCAACGCCAAGTGGCGCAGCACCGCCGTGGCCCTGCAGGCAACCGGCTATCCCATCGGCGCCACTGCCGGTGGGGTGCTGGCGGCGTGGATGCTGCAGCACTGGTCCTGGCACAGCGTGTTCCTGATCGGTGCTGCAGCCTCGTTGCTGTGCATTCCGCTGGTGCTCAAGTGCCTGCCCGAATCGCTGGATTTCCTGGTGGCACGGCGCCCGGCCGATGCGCTGCCGCGCTTGAACGCGCTGCTGTCGCGCATGCAGATGCCGGCGCTGCAGGCGCTGCCGCCGGCACCGGTGCGCGAGGGCCAGCCGCAGGGCTACGCCGCGCTGTTCGTGGGCGATCTGCGCCGTGTCGCGCTGCTGATCGCGCTGGCGTTCTTCCTGCACATGTTCGCGTTCTACTTCGTGCTGAGCTGGACCCCGAAGCTGCTGGTTTCTGCAGGTGTTTCGGCGCAGCAGGGCATTACCGGCGGCGTGCTGCTGAACCTGGGCGGCATCGTCGGTGGCAGTCTGTTCGGCTGGCTGGCCTCGCGCTGGTCGCTGTCCCGCCTGACCGCCGGCGCGCTGCTGCTGGCGATGGTGGCAATGCTGGGCTTCGCTGCGTTCAACACGCAGTTGAATGTGGCCTTCCCGCTGGCATTCGTGATCGGCGCCGCGCTGTTCGCCGCCATGGCAGGACTGTACGCCGCCGCACCGGTGGTGTTCGCCGCACAGGTGCGCACCACCGGCCTGGGTTGGGCCATCGGCATCGGCCGGGTCGGCGCCATCCTGTCGCCGCTCACCGTGGGCGTGCTGGTGGATGGCCATTGGCCGCCGTCGGCGCTGTATGTGCTGTGCGCACTGCCGCTGCTGCTGGCCGCCTGGGCGTGCCTGGGCCTGCGCGTGGGCGTGGGCCAGAACCGGCGTTGAACCGCCTTCCGGAGTCATGCAGGCAATGTGCGATTATCGGATTGAAGGGCCGAATATCGGATTGACCGGGAAGGGGCCTGTGCGCACCATGTCCGCGTCATGTTTTCCCGTCGCAGTGGCCGTGCGCCGCGCTGGTCGGTACCAGCGAAGGGCAGGGCAAGGAGCAATGCAGTGATCGACAAGACCGTGGCCAGCGCCGAAGCAGCGGTGGCCGATATCCACGATGGGGCTACCGTGATGATCGGTGGCTTCGGCACCGCCGGCATGCCCGACGAGCTGATCGATGCGCTGATCGCGCAGGGCGCGCGCGAGCTGACCATCATCAACAACAATGCGGGCAACGGCGATACCGGCCTGGCCGCGCTGATCAAGCACAAGCGCGTGCGCCGCATCGTCTGTTCGTTCCCGCGCCAGTCCGATTCGCAGCATTTCGATGCGGCCTACCGCGCCGGTGAAATCGAGCTGGAACTGGTGCCGCAGGGCAACCTGGCCGCGCGCATCCACGCGGCCGGTTCCGGCCTGGGTGCCATCTTCACCCCCACCGGTTACGGCACCGAACTTGCCCAGGGCAAGGAAACGCGCGAGATCGATGGCCGCCACTACGTGCTGGAATATCCGCTGCACGCCGACTTCGCCCTGATCAAGGCCGACCGCGGCGACCGCTGGGGCAACCTGGTCTACCGCAAGACTGCGCGCAACTTCGGCCCGCTGATGGCGATGGCCGCGCGCTGCGCGATCGTGCAGGTGCGTGAGGTGGTGGCGCTGGGCGAACTGGACCCGGAAGCGGTGGTGACGCCGGGCATCTTCGTGCAGCGCGTGGTGCCGGTGGCCGCAGCAGGAGTAAAGGCATGAACAAGCTCAGCCGCGAACAGATGGCCGCGCGCGTGGCCCGCGATATTCCCGAAGGTGCCTACGTGAACCTGGGCATCGGCCTGCCGACCACGGTGGCCAACTTCCTGCCGGCCGACAAGGAAATCTTCCTGCAGTCGGAAAACGGCCTGCTCGGCATGGGCCCGGCGCCGGCGCCCGGCCACGAAGACCCGGACCTGATCAATGCCGGCAAGCAGCCGGTCACCCTGCTTATCGGGGGGTGCTATTTCCACCATGCCGACTCGTTCGCGATGATGCGTGGTGGCCACCTGGACATCTGCGTGCTGGGCGCCTTCCAGGTGTCGGTGCACGGTGACCTGGCCAACTGGAGCACCGGTGCGGCCGACGCCATTCCCGCCGTGGGCGGCGCCATGGACCTGGCTATCGGCGCCAAGCAGGTCTTCGTGATGATGGACCTGTTCACCAAGAAGGGTGAAAGCAAGCTGGTGGCCGACTGCAGCTACCCGCTTACCGGCCTGCGCTGCGTATCGCGCGTGTATACCGATGTGGCCGTGTTCGACCTCGGCCCCGACGGCGCCACCGTGCTGGAGATGGTGGAGGGCATGGACATCGCACAACTGCGTGAACTGACCGGCCTGCCGCTGGCACTGGCCGAAGGAGCCTGAGATGAGCCTGCACGAGACCTACATCGTCGATGGCATCCGTACCCCGATCGGCCGCTACGGCGGCGCGCTGTCCGGCGTGCGTGCCGATGACCTGGGCGCGATTCCGCTGAAGGCCCTGCTGGCGCGCCATCCGCAGCTGGACCCGGCGCTGATCGAGGATGTCTACCTGGGCTGCGCCAACCAGGCCGGCGAAGACAACCGCAACGTGGCACGCATGAGCCTGCTGCTGGCGGGCCTGCCGGTAACCGTGCCGGGCAGCACGATCAACCGCCTGTGCGGTTCGGGGCTGGATGCCATCGGCACCGTGGCGCGCGGCATCGCTGCGGGCGAGCTGGGCCTGGCCATTGCCGGCGGCGTCGAATCGATGTCGCGCGCACCGTTCGTGATGGGCAAGGCGGCCTCGCCGTTCGCCCGCGACCAGCAGATCGAAGACACCACCATGGGCTGGCGCTTCATCAACCCGCGCCTGCGTGAACTGCATGGCGTGGAAACGATGGGCCAGACCGCCGAGAACGTGGCCGAGCGCTACGGCATCAGCCGCGACGACCAGGATGCGTTCGCCCTGCGCAGCCAGCAGCGCACTGCCGCAGCGCAGGCGCGTGGCTTCTTCGCCGGAGAGATCGTGGCGGTGGACGTGCCGGGCCGCAAGCGCGGCGAGACCGTG
This genomic window contains:
- a CDS encoding MFS transporter, producing MSHAPAAAPPLVLERMSPFQWTAIAICVLLNMLDGFDVMVMAFTAPHVSADWELSGKVLGLMLSAGLVGMALGSFLLAPLADRWGRRPMIVCCLLILTTGMALSALAGNAWQLGALRVFTGIGIGGMLAGVGVITAEYANAKWRSTAVALQATGYPIGATAGGVLAAWMLQHWSWHSVFLIGAAASLLCIPLVLKCLPESLDFLVARRPADALPRLNALLSRMQMPALQALPPAPVREGQPQGYAALFVGDLRRVALLIALAFFLHMFAFYFVLSWTPKLLVSAGVSAQQGITGGVLLNLGGIVGGSLFGWLASRWSLSRLTAGALLLAMVAMLGFAAFNTQLNVAFPLAFVIGAALFAAMAGLYAAAPVVFAAQVRTTGLGWAIGIGRVGAILSPLTVGVLVDGHWPPSALYVLCALPLLLAAWACLGLRVGVGQNRR
- the pcaF gene encoding 3-oxoadipyl-CoA thiolase, with product MHETYIVDGIRTPIGRYGGALSGVRADDLGAIPLKALLARHPQLDPALIEDVYLGCANQAGEDNRNVARMSLLLAGLPVTVPGSTINRLCGSGLDAIGTVARGIAAGELGLAIAGGVESMSRAPFVMGKAASPFARDQQIEDTTMGWRFINPRLRELHGVETMGQTAENVAERYGISRDDQDAFALRSQQRTAAAQARGFFAGEIVAVDVPGRKRGETVTVDRDEHPRGDTTAEALAKLKPLFRQPGTVTAGNASGINDGAAALLLASGAQVKALGLTPRARILGFASAGVEPAIMGMGPVPASQKLMARLGLSITDFDAIELNEAFASQGLACMRQLGLADDAAHVNPNGGAIALGHPLGMSGARLALTLLRQLEASGGRRGLATMCIGVGQGVALAIERV
- a CDS encoding right-handed parallel beta-helix repeat-containing protein, whose product is MCRRLSVVSLSLLALLPSLALAYQAEPPREALQVLRVDRYADDSNAGSLRWAINTANATPGRYRIEIDAVGAAPYVIKPASPLPEIKGPVQIVGTPWARDGQFVAIDGSAYVTGTGTDACPGAEPGQSGTNVRTTTLPGLVLRDTQGVELTGLEIRNFCIGVLINRASHSEIHDNRIVANKGGAGIMLTGDDGKGQSTATTTVHNRIVRNVFLDNGDGLELTRGAAWNLVADNLFQSTKANPEPSQGIEILWGNDNSVVHNRFVDYSDGLQINWGNRNYIAANTFTGNSIGLSITGSGNVVDGNTITGNGIGIGVRPQPVSAPNRFTANRIFGNGLPIERCEAGGACVKGQPRGAIVFGVPGLEHASFVGSRGRGVDTDPAKRARICTAAGQADCQPLANLGQAAPQLVAVQGKGAQRSLTGSFHGQPDSHYQVEVFGNRAANGSEAERVLGTVQARTDSQGNGTFTFPLGNAADAADLGGVTATVTSPQGATSPLSAPLSLR
- the aroD gene encoding type I 3-dehydroquinate dehydratase — translated: MAARPFHALVTAMRIPFASLVLAGALCTSPVLALAAPPPAVLQVGSLRIGEGSPRTIVPITGASAELALQQAVAIAASTHTDLAEWRIDYLDIATDGSKLVALGKRIQATLGGKPMIVTFRTKAEGGAKAISDRDYGALYATLLRGGFAQLIDVEMFRDPNVVQALVAQAHKAGVKVVMSNHDFQATPPREEIVARLLKQQAMGADVLKIAVMPRDAGDVLALLDATWQVRQRSDKPLLTMSMGGTGVVSRLAGETFGQALTFGMIGTPSAPGQVEVEQLQDVLQVIHASSQAGR
- a CDS encoding 3-oxoacid CoA-transferase subunit B, whose amino-acid sequence is MNKLSREQMAARVARDIPEGAYVNLGIGLPTTVANFLPADKEIFLQSENGLLGMGPAPAPGHEDPDLINAGKQPVTLLIGGCYFHHADSFAMMRGGHLDICVLGAFQVSVHGDLANWSTGAADAIPAVGGAMDLAIGAKQVFVMMDLFTKKGESKLVADCSYPLTGLRCVSRVYTDVAVFDLGPDGATVLEMVEGMDIAQLRELTGLPLALAEGA
- a CDS encoding 3-oxoacid CoA-transferase subunit A, producing MIDKTVASAEAAVADIHDGATVMIGGFGTAGMPDELIDALIAQGARELTIINNNAGNGDTGLAALIKHKRVRRIVCSFPRQSDSQHFDAAYRAGEIELELVPQGNLAARIHAAGSGLGAIFTPTGYGTELAQGKETREIDGRHYVLEYPLHADFALIKADRGDRWGNLVYRKTARNFGPLMAMAARCAIVQVREVVALGELDPEAVVTPGIFVQRVVPVAAAGVKA
- a CDS encoding carbohydrate porin, with protein sequence MIPAKPVSLTVLAAAMALLPAVASAQSSNRYAGKTLTGDWGGTRTDLYERGIAFRGDYVGEAMGVVDGGYGETGAHYAQQVRVGMDLDMGKLAGWDGGAFHFTLNDRRGRSTSADLVGNRFPIQEAYGGQYTRLTELSYDQTFNGGQSYYKLGYYAMGNQFGLHSLLTHFVNAAFCAHPLAMSGNSGWYNYPVARWGGEVAQQVSPALNVRTGWFQVNPNLGGNIERNAFRPFASGTTGSLFPVEVTWTPAKGSRYAGVYKFGGYYDTSRVDQRGLDTSPTTGRHGAYVLAEQRLTQESADPSRGLTAFAQYMVSDADTAQIKRWYAVGGVYQGIGSRAQDSIALGYVGADINDRLVDARRASLAAGGVPVDSPLYNLSQAEELFELSYSFQVNPWLMIRPDVQYIVNPGTFNYSGTDNAWAVGVQAKVTF